Proteins encoded within one genomic window of Brachybacterium sp. P6-10-X1:
- a CDS encoding GntP family permease: MLILHTTIAIVGIVALILKVKVDPVIALIIGSLYLGLATGVGFTGTVTAITGGFGDIMAEVGLLIGFGVLIGALLHAMGAFQKMVTLLVEGVGGRRLPYALTAAMSTVFPAIYVDVQVVLAAPVVRSAGPMIGRRGLPLMAGALGTGIFAGYVFVVPGLAAVSIAGLMGIPLGTWILYGIVLGPLTAILTTLVFRQILRSGFWKPAADESVGDGPTSEEDDGPEEHGGTTAAADAQRAATPPLLVCLLPILVPLLMIGGGAFAKLFGLTHQAVSFIGDANIALFVGLLGAYLLCRRVLGSEGTNRALGEGFHTTGEILLITGIGGSLGAVIAETGLDEILAGLFTADAGAPVLVSILLAWVIAAVLHLAIGSVSVAAIAAAGIIGPVLGSIDVSPIAIGLAVASGAMFALQVNSNFFWMFKSLVGLSTQGTLKTLTLVTALGSLISLPLVMLVGLLA, encoded by the coding sequence GTGCTGATCCTCCACACCACGATCGCCATCGTCGGGATCGTGGCCCTCATCCTCAAGGTGAAGGTCGACCCGGTGATCGCCTTGATCATCGGCTCGCTCTACCTCGGCCTCGCCACCGGAGTCGGCTTCACCGGCACCGTCACGGCGATCACGGGCGGGTTCGGCGACATCATGGCGGAGGTCGGTCTGCTGATCGGCTTCGGAGTCCTGATCGGCGCACTGCTCCACGCGATGGGTGCCTTCCAGAAGATGGTGACGCTGCTCGTCGAGGGCGTCGGCGGTCGTCGGCTGCCCTACGCGCTGACAGCGGCGATGTCGACCGTCTTCCCGGCCATCTACGTGGATGTGCAGGTCGTGCTGGCCGCCCCGGTGGTGCGCTCGGCGGGCCCGATGATCGGACGGCGGGGTCTGCCTCTCATGGCCGGGGCGCTGGGGACCGGGATCTTCGCCGGCTACGTCTTCGTGGTGCCGGGACTGGCCGCGGTCTCCATCGCCGGGCTCATGGGCATCCCCCTGGGCACCTGGATCCTCTACGGGATCGTCCTCGGGCCGCTGACTGCGATCCTCACCACGCTGGTGTTCCGCCAGATCCTCCGCAGCGGCTTCTGGAAACCGGCCGCCGACGAGTCCGTCGGGGACGGACCCACGTCCGAGGAGGATGACGGCCCGGAGGAGCACGGCGGGACGACTGCGGCTGCGGACGCGCAGCGCGCCGCCACGCCTCCTCTGCTGGTGTGCCTCCTGCCGATCCTGGTGCCGCTGCTGATGATCGGGGGTGGAGCCTTCGCCAAGCTCTTCGGCCTCACGCACCAGGCCGTCTCCTTCATCGGCGACGCGAACATCGCCCTCTTCGTCGGCCTGCTCGGCGCCTATCTGCTGTGCCGCCGCGTCCTGGGGTCCGAGGGCACGAACCGCGCGCTCGGCGAGGGCTTCCACACCACCGGCGAGATCCTGCTGATCACGGGGATCGGCGGATCCCTCGGCGCGGTCATCGCGGAGACCGGTCTCGATGAGATCCTGGCCGGCCTGTTCACCGCCGATGCCGGAGCTCCGGTGCTCGTGAGCATCCTGCTGGCCTGGGTGATCGCAGCAGTGCTCCACCTCGCGATCGGCTCCGTCTCCGTGGCGGCGATCGCCGCAGCCGGCATCATCGGCCCGGTCCTCGGTTCGATCGACGTCTCCCCCATCGCGATCGGGCTCGCCGTCGCCTCGGGCGCCATGTTCGCCCTCCAGGTCAACAGCAACTTCTTCTGGATGTTCAAGTCACTGGTCGGGCTGAGCACCCAGGGCACCCTGAAGACCCTCACCCTCGTCACCGCCCTGGGCTCCCTCATCTCGCTGCCCCTGGTGATGCTGGTCGGTCTTCTCGCCTGA
- the narH gene encoding nitrate reductase subunit beta, translating to MRVMAQMSMVMNLDKCIGCHTCSVTCKQAWTNRSGTEYMWFNNVETRPGQGYPRGYEDQEKWKGGWELGKNGRLKLKAGGRLTKLLQLFSNPRLPGIEDYYEPWTYEYDNLLHAPAQQDTIPTAPPKSLITGERTQIEWSGNWDDDLGGTYLHKDKDPMLEGIEDKVQFEFDQTFMFYLPRICEHCLNPTCVASCPSGAIYKREEDGVVLVDQDTCRGWRMCITGCPYKKIYFNHRTGKAEKCTFCYPRLEQGEPTVCAETCVGRLRYIGLVLYDADRVTEAASTTDEQDLYRSQRDIILDPHDPEVIRGAEAAGIPHDWIMAAQKSPTYKLIKDYEVALPLHPEYRTMPMVWYIPPLSPVVDVVRDTGYDAEDAESLFSAIDALRIPVEYLANLFTAGDVPTVERVLYRMAAMRSYMRDINLGNEPKEGIANAVGMDGGTMQEMYRLLAIAKYDDRYVIPEGHHESAHDLESTGTDCPLNAPGGPGMGMSLPEESMGMSGPGYATNRQENGPGRPEGVSINLLTWDGKGRPDGLFPQPSPGRA from the coding sequence ATGAGAGTCATGGCCCAAATGTCGATGGTGATGAACCTCGACAAGTGCATCGGTTGCCACACCTGTTCGGTCACCTGCAAGCAGGCGTGGACCAACCGCTCCGGCACCGAATACATGTGGTTCAACAACGTCGAGACGCGACCCGGTCAGGGGTACCCGCGCGGGTACGAGGACCAGGAGAAGTGGAAGGGCGGCTGGGAGCTGGGGAAGAACGGGCGGCTGAAGCTCAAGGCCGGAGGCCGCCTGACCAAGCTGCTGCAGCTGTTCTCGAACCCGAGGCTGCCCGGCATCGAGGACTACTACGAGCCGTGGACCTACGAGTACGACAACCTCCTGCACGCCCCGGCACAGCAGGACACCATCCCCACCGCGCCCCCGAAGTCGCTGATCACCGGGGAGCGCACCCAGATCGAGTGGTCGGGGAACTGGGACGACGACCTCGGAGGCACCTACCTGCACAAGGACAAGGACCCGATGCTCGAGGGCATCGAGGACAAGGTGCAGTTCGAGTTCGACCAGACCTTCATGTTCTACCTGCCGCGCATCTGCGAGCACTGCCTGAACCCCACCTGCGTGGCCTCCTGTCCCTCCGGCGCGATCTACAAGCGCGAAGAGGACGGCGTCGTCCTGGTCGACCAGGACACCTGCCGCGGCTGGCGCATGTGCATCACCGGCTGCCCCTACAAGAAGATCTACTTCAACCACCGCACCGGCAAGGCCGAGAAGTGCACCTTCTGCTACCCCCGCCTCGAGCAGGGGGAGCCGACGGTCTGCGCCGAGACCTGCGTGGGGCGCCTGCGCTACATCGGCCTCGTGCTCTACGACGCGGACCGCGTCACCGAGGCCGCCTCGACCACGGACGAGCAGGACCTCTACCGCTCCCAGCGGGACATCATCCTGGACCCGCACGACCCCGAGGTGATCCGCGGGGCGGAGGCGGCCGGCATCCCGCACGACTGGATCATGGCCGCTCAGAAGTCCCCCACCTACAAGCTGATCAAGGACTACGAGGTCGCTCTCCCGCTGCACCCGGAGTACCGCACCATGCCGATGGTCTGGTACATCCCGCCGCTCTCGCCCGTGGTGGACGTCGTGCGGGACACCGGCTATGACGCGGAGGACGCGGAGAGCCTGTTCTCCGCGATCGATGCGCTGCGCATCCCGGTGGAGTACCTCGCGAACCTGTTCACCGCCGGGGACGTGCCGACGGTCGAGCGCGTGCTGTACCGGATGGCCGCGATGCGCTCGTACATGCGCGACATCAACCTCGGCAACGAGCCCAAGGAGGGGATCGCGAACGCCGTCGGCATGGACGGCGGGACGATGCAGGAGATGTACCGCCTGCTGGCGATCGCGAAGTACGACGACCGCTACGTGATCCCCGAAGGCCACCACGAGTCCGCCCACGATCTCGAGTCCACCGGGACCGACTGTCCGTTGAACGCTCCCGGGGGCCCCGGCATGGGGATGTCCCTCCCGGAGGAGTCGATGGGCATGTCCGGGCCCGGCTACGCCACCAATCGCCAGGAGAACGGTCCGGGCCGTCCCGAGGGCGTCAGCATCAACCTGCTGACCTGGGACGGCAAGGGTCGGCCCGACGGGCTGTTCCCGCAGCCGTCCCCGGGGAGGGCCTGA
- a CDS encoding RNA helicase has protein sequence MPILTPFLPETASAEGQDAIVDGFMDAQESVGRTLYPHQEEALLAIAAGDHVIAATPTGSGKTTIAYSALFAAMARGQRSYYTAPIKALVSEKFFDLVAQFGAENVGMMTGDSSVNHDAPIIVCTAEIFANHALRDGPASDVGLAVMDEFHFYGDSQRGWAWQVPLVELPDCQFVLMSATLGDVSFFVEDLEQRTQRAVSVIDDAPRPVPLDFRWSLEPLPDTISTILADRDAPVYIVHFTQKDALEQAQSLLSQKVLTTEEKGRIREIIGDFRFSRGFGQILSKLVREGIGVHHAGMLPKYRRLVEKLAQSGLLKVICGTDTLGVGINVPIRTVLLTGLAKFDGSRTRLLNAREFHQIAGRAGRAGFDTIGHVVVQAPIWTIEFERERAKHRAREDAGKVSNSAKKRKKEPKPKIPDGAVSWSEANMTKLVENAPESLRPHLKITAGMELALISRPGDAIAAGRHLIMTSHQTRTQKLALIKDALAILKGLRDAEIIEVLPEPDHLGRRLVLVEDLQLDFTMNQPLAPFAIAMIDTLDEESQSLTMDTVSIIEAILEDPRQILLAQQNAAKGELLAELKADGVEYTERMAQLDEVTWPKPLEEDLEAALEIYAKARPWVRVEDLSPKSVVREIHETGQTFSEFVQRYGLQRSEGIVLRYLSDAYQALRRTIPQDLRTEELEDLIEWLGVLVRGIDSSLLDEWEALSHPEDAEQDGASEIRPSSPRGLSAQTKVLRTMVRAAMWQRVEHFAFEREQRLAELDGDSGWDRPAWAKAMDAYYDTYDDVGIDGPARSPQLLQITEESKLWRIRQVLADPEGNHDWAIEAELDLEATDEAGEPVLEITHVGDIADR, from the coding sequence ATGCCGATCCTGACGCCGTTCCTGCCCGAGACCGCTTCCGCCGAGGGACAGGACGCGATCGTCGACGGGTTCATGGACGCCCAGGAGTCCGTCGGCCGCACCCTGTACCCGCACCAGGAGGAGGCGCTGCTGGCGATCGCGGCGGGCGATCACGTGATCGCGGCGACCCCCACCGGGTCGGGCAAGACCACGATCGCCTATTCCGCGCTCTTCGCGGCCATGGCCCGCGGTCAGCGCTCGTACTACACCGCCCCCATCAAGGCACTGGTCTCCGAGAAGTTCTTCGACCTCGTCGCGCAGTTCGGCGCCGAGAACGTGGGCATGATGACCGGGGACTCGAGCGTGAACCACGATGCACCGATCATCGTGTGCACCGCCGAGATCTTCGCCAACCATGCCTTGCGCGACGGGCCCGCCTCCGACGTCGGCCTGGCGGTGATGGACGAGTTCCACTTCTACGGCGATTCCCAGCGCGGCTGGGCCTGGCAGGTCCCGCTCGTGGAGCTTCCGGACTGCCAGTTCGTCCTGATGAGCGCGACCCTCGGAGACGTGTCCTTCTTCGTCGAGGACCTGGAGCAGAGGACGCAGCGAGCTGTCAGCGTCATCGACGACGCCCCGCGCCCGGTGCCGCTGGACTTCCGCTGGTCGCTCGAACCCCTGCCGGACACGATCTCGACGATCCTGGCCGATCGCGACGCCCCGGTCTACATCGTCCACTTCACCCAGAAGGACGCCCTGGAACAGGCTCAGTCGCTGCTCTCCCAGAAGGTCCTCACCACCGAGGAGAAGGGACGGATCCGGGAGATCATCGGGGACTTCCGCTTCTCCCGTGGGTTCGGGCAGATCCTGTCCAAGCTCGTCCGCGAGGGCATCGGCGTCCACCATGCCGGGATGCTGCCGAAGTACCGCCGTCTGGTCGAGAAGCTCGCCCAGTCGGGCCTGTTGAAGGTCATCTGCGGCACGGACACCCTCGGCGTCGGCATCAACGTGCCCATCCGCACCGTGCTGCTGACGGGGCTCGCGAAGTTCGACGGCTCCCGGACACGTCTGCTGAACGCCCGCGAGTTCCACCAGATCGCCGGCCGAGCGGGCCGCGCCGGGTTCGACACCATCGGCCACGTCGTGGTCCAGGCACCGATCTGGACCATCGAGTTCGAGCGGGAGCGGGCCAAGCACCGGGCTCGTGAGGATGCCGGGAAGGTCTCCAACAGCGCCAAGAAGCGCAAGAAGGAACCCAAGCCGAAGATCCCCGACGGCGCGGTCAGCTGGTCCGAGGCGAACATGACCAAGCTGGTCGAGAACGCACCCGAGTCCCTGCGTCCTCACCTGAAGATCACCGCGGGCATGGAGCTGGCGCTGATCTCCCGGCCCGGTGACGCCATCGCCGCGGGCCGTCACCTGATCATGACCAGCCATCAGACCCGCACCCAGAAACTGGCGCTGATCAAGGACGCGCTCGCGATCCTCAAGGGGCTGCGGGACGCCGAGATCATCGAGGTGCTGCCGGAGCCCGACCACCTCGGTCGGCGGCTCGTCCTGGTCGAGGACCTCCAGCTGGACTTCACGATGAACCAGCCGCTGGCGCCCTTCGCGATCGCGATGATCGACACCCTCGACGAGGAGTCGCAGTCGCTGACGATGGACACCGTCTCGATCATCGAGGCGATCCTCGAGGACCCGCGCCAGATCCTGCTGGCGCAGCAGAATGCCGCCAAGGGCGAGCTGTTGGCCGAGCTGAAGGCCGACGGGGTCGAGTACACCGAGCGCATGGCCCAGCTCGACGAGGTCACCTGGCCCAAGCCCCTGGAGGAGGATCTCGAGGCCGCCCTGGAGATCTATGCGAAGGCCCGACCCTGGGTGCGGGTGGAGGACCTCTCCCCCAAGTCTGTGGTCCGGGAGATCCACGAGACCGGCCAGACCTTCTCCGAGTTCGTCCAGCGCTACGGCCTGCAGCGCTCCGAGGGCATCGTGCTGCGATACCTCTCCGACGCCTACCAGGCGCTGCGCCGCACCATTCCCCAGGACCTGCGCACCGAAGAGCTCGAGGACCTCATCGAATGGCTCGGAGTGCTGGTGCGGGGCATCGACTCCTCCTTGCTGGACGAGTGGGAGGCCCTCTCGCATCCCGAGGACGCGGAACAGGACGGTGCCAGCGAGATCCGCCCGAGCTCTCCACGCGGACTGTCGGCACAGACCAAGGTGCTGCGCACGATGGTGCGTGCGGCCATGTGGCAGCGCGTGGAGCACTTCGCCTTCGAGCGCGAGCAGCGTCTGGCGGAGCTGGACGGGGATTCCGGCTGGGACCGTCCGGCGTGGGCGAAGGCGATGGACGCCTACTACGACACCTACGACGATGTCGGCATCGACGGCCCGGCGCGCTCCCCGCAGCTGCTGCAGATCACGGAGGAGTCGAAGCTCTGGCGGATCCGCCAGGTGCTCGCCGACCCGGAGGGCAACCACGACTGGGCGATCGAGGCCGAGCTCGACCTCGAGGCCACCGATGAGGCAGGAGAGCCGGTCCTGGAGATCACCCACGTCGGCGACATCGCGGACCGCTGA
- the narI gene encoding respiratory nitrate reductase subunit gamma: protein MNDATTLQLLLWVVYPYMVLAVFVLGHVWRFRNDRFGWTTRSSQIYESTLLSIGSPMFHYGIIGIFFGHAVGLGVPKSWTRFFGITDHMYHLMAITIGLAAAVACVGGLMILLYRRRTNTRVFGATTAGDKLMYLLLAMTIVCGVLATVVHTAFGTYDYREGVSVWFRNFWTLRPSTDLMSQAPIFFQLHVLSALTLFAIWPFTRLVHVFAAPLGYLTRPYILYRSKDPRGEAERRGWEKVKF, encoded by the coding sequence ATGAATGACGCCACGACGCTCCAGCTGCTGCTGTGGGTGGTGTATCCCTACATGGTGCTCGCCGTGTTCGTCCTCGGACACGTCTGGCGATTCCGCAACGACCGCTTCGGCTGGACCACCCGCTCCAGTCAGATCTACGAGTCCACGCTGCTGTCCATCGGTTCGCCGATGTTCCACTACGGGATCATCGGGATCTTCTTCGGACACGCGGTGGGCCTGGGCGTGCCGAAGTCCTGGACCCGGTTCTTCGGGATCACCGACCACATGTACCACCTGATGGCGATCACGATCGGGCTGGCGGCGGCCGTGGCCTGCGTCGGCGGCCTGATGATCCTGCTGTACCGCCGACGCACCAACACCCGCGTGTTCGGCGCGACGACCGCCGGGGACAAGCTCATGTACCTGCTGCTGGCGATGACCATCGTCTGCGGCGTGCTCGCCACGGTGGTGCACACCGCTTTCGGCACCTACGACTACCGCGAGGGCGTCTCGGTCTGGTTCCGCAACTTCTGGACGCTGCGCCCCTCGACCGACCTCATGTCCCAGGCCCCGATCTTCTTCCAGCTGCACGTGCTGTCCGCGCTGACGCTGTTCGCGATCTGGCCCTTCACCCGTCTGGTGCACGTCTTCGCGGCACCGTTGGGCTATCTGACCCGGCCGTACATCCTGTACCGCAGCAAGGACCCGCGCGGTGAGGCCGAGCGCCGCGGGTGGGAGAAGGTGAAGTTCTGA
- a CDS encoding DUF6457 domain-containing protein: MVSKPPVTLQDDWEAALLPWLRRVAAELDVGGVDLDVDRVHEMTGVVAEGVQRSMAPISAFLVGAAVARGAGLEDACRMVEQVTAADAAPVGS; the protein is encoded by the coding sequence ATGGTGTCCAAGCCCCCGGTGACCCTGCAGGATGATTGGGAGGCCGCGCTGCTGCCCTGGCTGCGGCGCGTGGCCGCGGAACTGGACGTCGGCGGCGTCGACCTCGATGTCGACCGGGTGCACGAGATGACCGGGGTCGTGGCCGAGGGCGTCCAGCGCTCCATGGCTCCGATCTCCGCGTTCCTGGTCGGGGCCGCCGTCGCCCGCGGTGCTGGGCTCGAGGACGCCTGCAGGATGGTCGAGCAGGTCACCGCCGCGGACGCGGCGCCCGTCGGCAGCTGA
- a CDS encoding serine protease — MIPSPETQDTPSSPPGALTRCARAASGIAVAAALTLGVVGMAAADPVDDGDLESTALSSTAREVATQYWTAERMESATPAAELVADEEAIDRQVESSATESIPAVEVDPQVRAEAQEASGQDAEAGTESGTQAAGTDHVGKVFFTVGGTDYVCSGNAVASGNGSTVSTAGHCVNNAGTWADNWVFAPGYDQGSTPYGLWGASDLYATDQWVSTEDMNYDIAFAVVEPESGAANLTDAVGGSGIEFNTERGELYTSYGYPAAAPFDGESLEQCQGTGFDDTVGGTDDQGIDCDMTGGSSGGPWFVGQGASGLQVSVNSFGYTTQPGVMYGPYLGDVAQDLYEAAAAA, encoded by the coding sequence GTGATCCCCTCCCCGGAAACCCAGGACACCCCCTCCTCCCCACCCGGTGCCCTCACCCGCTGTGCTCGCGCCGCGAGCGGCATCGCCGTCGCCGCAGCGCTGACGCTCGGCGTCGTCGGCATGGCCGCGGCCGACCCGGTCGATGACGGCGACCTCGAATCGACCGCCCTGTCCTCCACGGCTCGGGAGGTCGCCACCCAGTACTGGACCGCCGAGCGGATGGAGTCGGCGACCCCGGCCGCCGAGCTCGTCGCCGACGAAGAGGCGATCGACCGACAGGTCGAGAGCTCGGCGACCGAGAGCATCCCCGCCGTCGAGGTGGACCCGCAGGTCCGGGCCGAGGCGCAGGAGGCCTCCGGCCAGGACGCCGAGGCAGGGACGGAGAGTGGGACCCAGGCCGCGGGCACCGACCACGTCGGCAAGGTCTTCTTCACCGTCGGAGGCACCGATTACGTGTGCTCCGGCAATGCGGTGGCCTCCGGCAACGGCTCGACCGTCTCGACCGCCGGCCACTGCGTGAACAATGCCGGGACCTGGGCGGACAACTGGGTCTTCGCCCCCGGCTATGACCAGGGCTCCACCCCCTACGGGCTGTGGGGTGCCTCGGACCTGTACGCCACCGACCAGTGGGTCTCCACCGAGGACATGAACTACGACATCGCCTTCGCGGTCGTCGAGCCGGAGAGCGGTGCGGCGAACCTGACCGACGCCGTGGGCGGCTCCGGCATCGAGTTCAACACCGAGCGCGGTGAGCTCTACACCTCCTACGGCTACCCTGCGGCGGCACCCTTCGACGGCGAGAGCCTCGAGCAGTGCCAGGGAACCGGCTTCGACGACACGGTCGGCGGCACCGATGACCAGGGCATCGACTGCGACATGACCGGCGGATCCTCCGGCGGCCCCTGGTTCGTGGGGCAGGGCGCCTCCGGGCTCCAGGTCTCGGTCAACAGCTTCGGCTACACCACGCAGCCGGGTGTCATGTACGGCCCCTACCTCGGCGACGTCGCCCAGGACCTCTACGAGGCCGCAGCGGCCGCCTGA
- the narJ gene encoding nitrate reductase molybdenum cofactor assembly chaperone — MGTLARLLTRRGDTDTASTKPAPRRARSPRDLLHASGMSTEQLRVTWIAVSWLLTYPHEDTLGRLPALRELTDSVPEPARSGLLATLEALEGREAVSIQEDYVDTFDTRRRGCLHLTYFSHGDTRRRGMALLRIKQDFRAAGLEIGADELPDHLPVVLEFAAGHDAERGAKILRANRPGVELLRLHLAEIASPWHGSLVALCATLPRLDAEDRDAVLKLASEGPEEETVGLDGYGPDGDAADLAGQTFAASPSDSCGSHTAAPGPVPVDLMRGRPS, encoded by the coding sequence ATGGGCACCCTGGCCAGGCTCCTCACCCGGCGCGGTGACACCGACACGGCGTCGACGAAGCCGGCTCCCCGGCGCGCGCGGTCGCCGCGGGACCTGCTGCACGCCTCGGGGATGTCCACCGAGCAGCTGCGGGTGACCTGGATCGCCGTGTCGTGGCTGCTGACCTACCCGCACGAGGACACCCTCGGACGTCTCCCGGCGCTGCGGGAGCTCACCGACTCGGTGCCGGAGCCTGCGCGCTCCGGCCTGCTGGCGACCCTCGAGGCGCTCGAAGGGCGGGAGGCGGTGAGCATCCAGGAGGACTACGTCGACACCTTCGACACCCGCCGCCGAGGCTGCCTGCATCTGACCTACTTCAGTCACGGCGATACCCGCCGACGCGGCATGGCCCTGCTGCGCATCAAGCAGGACTTCCGTGCCGCGGGGCTGGAGATCGGTGCCGACGAGCTGCCGGACCACCTGCCGGTGGTGCTCGAGTTCGCCGCCGGGCACGACGCCGAGCGCGGCGCGAAGATCCTGCGCGCCAACCGTCCGGGCGTGGAGCTGCTGCGGTTGCACCTCGCCGAGATCGCCTCGCCCTGGCACGGCTCCCTGGTGGCGCTGTGCGCGACGCTGCCGCGGCTGGACGCCGAGGATCGCGACGCAGTGCTGAAGCTGGCCTCGGAGGGTCCCGAGGAGGAGACCGTGGGACTGGACGGGTACGGCCCGGACGGTGATGCGGCGGACCTGGCCGGCCAGACCTTCGCCGCCTCCCCGTCCGATTCCTGCGGTTCCCACACGGCGGCACCCGGGCCGGTGCCGGTGGACCTGATGAGAGGACGACCCTCATGA